Proteins from a single region of Pseudomonas phenolilytica:
- the mutM gene encoding bifunctional DNA-formamidopyrimidine glycosylase/DNA-(apurinic or apyrimidinic site) lyase translates to MPELPEVETTRRGIAPYLVGQRVSRVIVRERRLRWPIPEDLDVRLSGQRIEAVERRAKYLLIRFEAGTLIAHLGMSGSLRLVEGALPAAKHEHVDLLLESGQALRYTDPRRFGALLWSDDPLSHVLLASLGPEPLSEAFDGERLFQLSRGRSMAVKPFIMDNAVVVGVGNIYASEALFAAGIDPRRPAGGISRSRYLKLADEIKRILALAIERGGTTLRDFVGGDGKPGYFQQELFVYGRGGEFCKHCGTTLREVRLGQRASVYCSRCQR, encoded by the coding sequence ATGCCCGAACTTCCCGAAGTCGAAACCACCCGCCGCGGTATCGCCCCGTATCTCGTTGGTCAGCGCGTCAGCCGGGTGATCGTGCGCGAGCGGCGGCTGCGCTGGCCGATTCCCGAGGATCTGGACGTGCGCCTGTCGGGGCAGCGTATCGAGGCGGTCGAGCGCCGCGCCAAGTACCTGCTGATCCGCTTCGAGGCCGGCACGCTGATCGCGCACCTGGGCATGTCCGGCAGCCTGCGGCTGGTCGAGGGCGCCTTGCCCGCGGCCAAGCATGAGCACGTCGACCTGCTGCTCGAATCCGGTCAGGCTTTGCGCTACACCGATCCGCGGCGCTTCGGCGCGCTGCTGTGGAGCGACGATCCGCTCAGTCACGTGCTGCTCGCCAGCCTCGGCCCGGAACCGCTGAGCGAGGCGTTCGACGGCGAACGGCTGTTCCAGCTGTCGCGTGGGCGCAGCATGGCGGTCAAGCCGTTCATCATGGACAACGCGGTAGTGGTCGGCGTCGGCAATATCTATGCGAGCGAGGCGCTGTTCGCCGCCGGCATCGATCCGCGCCGCCCGGCCGGCGGCATCTCGCGGTCGCGCTATCTGAAACTGGCGGACGAGATCAAGCGCATCCTGGCGCTGGCTATCGAGCGCGGCGGCACCACGCTGCGCGATTTCGTCGGCGGCGACGGCAAGCCGGGTTACTTCCAGCAGGAGCTGTTCGTCTACGGGCGCGGCGGCGAGTTCTGCAAGCACTGCGGCACGACCCTGCGCGAGGTTCGCCTCGGCCAGCGCGCCAGCGTCTATTGCAGTCGTTGCCAGCGCTGA